Proteins from a genomic interval of Polaribacter sejongensis:
- a CDS encoding transglutaminase family protein: MIFDLWHKTKYSYENGASFCHNITTLKPKSFKGQTVLEYALEISPEPTDISERLDFFGNTVTRFSIQQSHEELVVIARSKVSRDYDIQIEGQNLTEGKKVTIEEALKLLKGTQLDIIEARQFVLGSPLISDMSTVIKEYALVSFKPERSLYEASYELMQRIFTDFDFVSGFTNIATPLKVVMKEKKGVCQDFAQIAIACVRSMGLPARYVSGYIETLPPEGKEKLIGTDASHAWFSVFIPTLGWIDFDPTNNQIPKNQHIVVAHGRDYYDVPPLKGVIYSTGKSKMDVAVDLRPAKNYQSQSQSQS; the protein is encoded by the coding sequence ATGATTTTTGATCTTTGGCACAAAACAAAATATAGTTATGAAAACGGTGCTTCCTTTTGTCATAATATAACCACGTTAAAACCTAAAAGTTTTAAAGGACAGACTGTATTAGAATACGCTTTAGAAATTAGTCCAGAACCTACTGATATTTCAGAAAGACTCGATTTTTTTGGAAATACAGTTACTCGTTTTTCTATTCAGCAAAGTCATGAAGAACTAGTTGTTATTGCACGTAGTAAAGTTTCTAGAGATTATGATATACAAATAGAAGGACAAAATTTAACTGAAGGAAAAAAAGTTACCATAGAAGAAGCTCTTAAATTATTAAAAGGAACCCAGCTAGACATTATTGAAGCTAGACAATTTGTTTTAGGTTCTCCTTTAATTTCTGACATGAGTACCGTTATTAAAGAATATGCTTTGGTTTCTTTTAAGCCTGAAAGATCTTTGTATGAAGCTTCTTACGAATTAATGCAACGTATTTTTACAGATTTCGACTTCGTTTCTGGATTTACAAACATTGCAACACCTTTAAAAGTAGTAATGAAAGAGAAAAAAGGGGTTTGTCAAGATTTTGCTCAAATAGCTATTGCTTGTGTTAGGTCTATGGGATTACCTGCCAGATATGTAAGTGGATATATAGAAACACTACCACCAGAAGGAAAAGAAAAACTGATTGGTACAGATGCTTCTCATGCATGGTTTTCTGTATTTATCCCAACTTTAGGTTGGATAGATTTTGACCCAACTAACAATCAAATACCAAAAAACCAACATATAGTTGTTGCTCACGGTAGAGATTATTATGATGTACCTCCATTAAAAGGAGTCATTTACAGTACAGGTAAAAGTAAAATGGATGTAGCTGTAGATTTAAGGCCTGCCAAAAATTATCAAAGTCAAAGCCAGAGTCAGTCTTAA
- a CDS encoding circularly permuted type 2 ATP-grasp protein, giving the protein MTIEENQIEKTILHDYFLNKSKYDELLISKMEDTSDWKVLLDNLQKIGPKKLASKQVDIDWLLAENGVTYNVYNDPKGLNRPWNLNVVPFIIHQKEWSEIEKGIQQRSEILNLILKDLYGKRELLKNGIIPPEVIYAHRGFLRSCDQIEYKTAKQLLVHAVDLARGPDGRMWVVNDRTQAPSGMGYALENRFSTTKIIPEIYKHVNVRQPSTFFNDFNKLLLSVAPSNSENPMVVILTPGPHNETYFEHSYLSSFLGHPLVKGNDLVVRHGKVWLKSLKGLKQVDVILRRVDDSFMDPLELREDSYLGVAGLLEVVRLQNVAIVNPIGSGVLENPALIPFMENICKFFLKEKLILPQIASWWCGQEKERKHVLEDLPSYVVKRIDRSHREHIYFCEFLSKEELKELKEEILENPNRFVAQEKISFSTAPNFIDDKLEPRKIVCRTFSIAKQDSYSVMPGGLVRVATEREELFVSNQRGGTSKDFWIVSDKKQNYLQNYSWNKSVSNQAESINDVPSNTAENLYWSGRYLGRTLFTARYLRMVLNQMTHVQYNDERKSESESLKILFQSITNITSTFPGFTGENEEEALKNPLKELKSLTLDNQRIGGFAQSMQSFNNSYYSLRNLWSKDMWRVFDGIQKQLTKLKEEKVYTISTLSKFFDKIITRLIAFMALSEESILVRQGLLLYFIGLQIEQASMTIEKFRSLIIVNYNEELEYEVLESLLNSHESLNIYRYSYKSYLSIENVLKLLLLDKEYSRSLMYQVKRIKKDIDKLPNTNTSVEMTICQKNINTVIQKIESLSLEEILEIDEASNMRKKLDNLLSDLSDLLHLTSLSVSDTYFNHSQQQKQLVDRKISN; this is encoded by the coding sequence ATGACGATAGAAGAAAATCAAATTGAAAAAACAATCTTACACGATTATTTTTTAAATAAAAGTAAATATGATGAACTATTAATCTCTAAAATGGAAGACACATCAGATTGGAAAGTTTTATTAGACAATTTACAAAAAATTGGACCTAAAAAATTAGCTTCTAAACAAGTTGATATAGATTGGTTATTGGCAGAAAATGGTGTTACCTATAATGTATATAACGATCCTAAAGGGTTAAATAGACCTTGGAATTTAAACGTAGTTCCGTTTATAATCCATCAGAAAGAATGGAGCGAAATTGAAAAAGGAATTCAACAAAGATCTGAAATATTAAACCTTATTTTAAAAGATTTATACGGAAAACGTGAATTGCTTAAAAACGGAATTATTCCGCCCGAAGTAATTTACGCACATCGTGGTTTTTTACGTTCTTGTGATCAAATTGAATATAAAACAGCAAAACAATTACTGGTACACGCAGTAGATTTAGCGAGAGGTCCAGACGGTCGAATGTGGGTTGTAAATGACAGAACACAAGCCCCTTCTGGGATGGGATATGCTTTAGAAAATAGATTTTCTACAACTAAAATTATTCCTGAAATATATAAGCATGTAAACGTTAGGCAACCTTCTACTTTTTTTAATGATTTTAACAAATTATTATTAAGTGTAGCTCCGTCTAATTCAGAGAACCCAATGGTGGTTATTTTAACACCTGGTCCACATAATGAAACCTATTTCGAACATTCTTATTTGTCTTCATTTTTAGGTCATCCTTTGGTAAAAGGAAATGATTTAGTGGTAAGACACGGAAAAGTTTGGTTAAAATCTTTAAAAGGATTAAAACAAGTTGATGTTATTTTAAGACGTGTAGACGATAGCTTTATGGATCCTCTAGAATTAAGAGAAGATTCTTACTTAGGAGTTGCTGGTTTATTAGAAGTGGTTCGTTTACAAAACGTTGCCATCGTAAACCCTATTGGAAGTGGTGTTTTAGAAAACCCTGCTTTAATTCCGTTTATGGAGAATATTTGCAAATTTTTCTTGAAAGAAAAGTTAATTCTACCTCAAATTGCTTCTTGGTGGTGCGGACAAGAAAAAGAAAGAAAACATGTTTTAGAAGATTTACCTTCTTATGTAGTAAAAAGAATAGACAGATCACATAGAGAACATATCTATTTTTGTGAGTTTTTAAGCAAAGAAGAATTAAAGGAACTAAAAGAAGAAATTTTAGAAAACCCAAATAGATTTGTAGCACAAGAAAAAATATCTTTTTCTACAGCTCCTAATTTTATTGATGATAAATTAGAACCTCGCAAAATTGTGTGTAGAACTTTTTCTATAGCAAAACAAGATAGTTATAGCGTTATGCCTGGTGGTTTAGTTAGAGTTGCCACAGAGCGTGAAGAACTTTTTGTATCTAATCAACGAGGAGGAACTAGTAAAGATTTTTGGATTGTTAGTGATAAAAAACAAAATTACTTACAAAACTATTCTTGGAATAAGAGCGTTTCCAATCAGGCAGAAAGTATTAATGACGTACCTAGTAATACTGCCGAAAACCTATATTGGTCTGGTAGATATTTGGGTAGAACTTTATTTACAGCAAGGTATTTACGTATGGTTTTAAACCAAATGACGCATGTACAATATAATGATGAAAGAAAATCTGAATCTGAAAGTTTAAAAATATTATTTCAATCTATTACAAACATTACATCTACGTTTCCTGGTTTTACAGGAGAAAATGAAGAGGAAGCATTAAAGAATCCTCTTAAAGAATTAAAGTCGCTTACTTTAGATAACCAGAGAATTGGAGGTTTTGCTCAATCTATGCAGAGTTTTAACAATTCTTATTATTCCCTTAGAAATCTATGGTCTAAAGATATGTGGCGTGTTTTTGATGGAATTCAAAAACAACTTACAAAACTTAAAGAAGAAAAGGTTTACACTATTTCTACGTTATCTAAGTTCTTTGATAAAATAATTACAAGATTGATTGCTTTTATGGCTTTGTCAGAAGAAAGTATATTAGTAAGACAAGGACTTCTACTCTACTTTATTGGTTTGCAGATAGAACAAGCATCTATGACTATAGAGAAATTTAGGTCTTTAATTATTGTAAATTATAATGAGGAATTAGAGTATGAAGTTTTAGAATCACTTTTAAATAGTCACGAAAGTTTAAACATTTATAGATACAGTTACAAGTCTTATCTAAGTATAGAAAACGTCTTAAAGTTATTACTTTTAGATAAAGAATATTCTAGATCTTTAATGTATCAAGTAAAAAGGATTAAGAAAGATATTGATAAGTTACCGAATACAAATACATCTGTAGAAATGACTATTTGTCAAAAAAACATCAATACGGTAATTCAAAAAATTGAAAGTTTATCGCTAGAAGAAATTCTAGAAATTGATGAAGCATCTAATATGCGTAAAAAGTTAGACAATTTACTGTCTGATTTAAGTGATTTATTACACTTAACATCTTTATCTGTTTCAGACACTTACTTTAACCACTCTCAGCAACAAAAACAGTTGGTAGATAGAAAAATTTCTAATTAA
- a CDS encoding DUF2126 domain-containing protein: MALKIVISHKTTYKYDRKVSLSPHIFRLRPAPHSRTPIESYSIKITPEEQFFNWQQDPFGNYVARLVFPEKTDEMSIDVEIIADLKTINPFDFFIEEYAEEYPFVYTETVKKELQPYLEITDKGKLLEEFIKTLDYTPRKTIYFLIDINQKIYEFLNYNIRMDPGVQTCEETLNQKNGSCRDYAWLFVQTLRHLGFGARFVSGYLVQLKSDEKSLDGPSGPEEDFTDLHAWAEVYLPGAGWIGFDATSGLLASEGHIPLACTPSFESAAPVSGMSDKCETEFFFENKVTRILESPRVTKPYTDEQWKEVYKLGNKVEKQLEKGDVRLTMGGEPTFISIDDLESPEWNTTADGPNKRKLAGDLTKGLYDKFGNGAVLHHAQGKWYPGEPLPRWQIEICWRKDGRPIWFNKKYLSSYADNPIVPENSDKLFLETLTKYLRVSGEHILPSFEDPFYHLWEQGNLPIDIDPAKDKDGSLARKKLHEIYEKGASTPVGYLLPLNKTEDKWFSSAWTFRRQHIFLTPGNSPMGLRLPLDSLMEKPEHEIFPIHEPDLFSKKKRLPSFKNIVKKRHQEFLDYGLEPNQPDYFVRTALCAEIRDQKLYLFLPPLETAEMFLDLIASIELTARELNVPVIMEGYEPPHDNRLESLKITPDPAVIEVNVHPVTNWEDLCKNTFTFYDEAKKARLGTEKFMLDGKHTGTGGGNHVTLGGTTPADSPLLRKPSLLRSLLTFWQHHPGLTYLFSGSFVGPTSQAPRVDEARLDNLYELEIAFNQIPKDGEVPFWLTDRLFRHLLTDLTGNTHRAEFCIDKLYSPDSSTGRLGILELRGFDMPPHPKMSLVQMLLVRTLVAWFWKKPYEHNLVRWGTELHDKFLIEHYVREDIKDIVDQLNKAGYEFKEDWFDPFFEFRFPLHGMVDINNIHLELRAGIEPWNVLGEEITGGGTARYVDSSLERLQVKVSNFNEDRFVLSCNGVKVQLNKTGVHGEYVAGVRYKAWDPFSALHPTIPVDTPLVFDIVDTWNKRSIGGCTYFVAHPGGRSYDEYPVNSYEAESRRINRFWEFGHTQGEIDPVESINPNTESTSRSVETNSSSKRFKFKELPVNFEFPYTLDLRKK; encoded by the coding sequence ATGGCATTAAAAATCGTAATATCACACAAAACGACTTATAAATATGATAGAAAAGTATCATTATCTCCTCATATTTTTAGGCTAAGACCAGCACCACACTCCAGAACACCTATAGAATCTTATTCTATTAAAATTACGCCAGAAGAACAATTCTTTAATTGGCAACAAGATCCTTTTGGAAATTATGTGGCACGTTTGGTTTTTCCTGAGAAAACAGATGAGATGTCTATTGATGTTGAAATTATTGCCGATTTAAAAACCATAAACCCTTTTGATTTCTTTATTGAAGAGTATGCAGAAGAATATCCTTTTGTGTATACAGAAACTGTAAAGAAAGAACTACAACCTTATTTAGAAATTACTGATAAAGGAAAATTATTAGAAGAGTTTATAAAAACATTAGATTATACGCCAAGAAAAACCATTTATTTTTTAATTGATATCAATCAAAAAATTTATGAGTTTTTAAATTATAATATAAGAATGGACCCTGGTGTTCAAACTTGTGAAGAAACTTTGAATCAAAAAAATGGTTCTTGTAGAGATTATGCATGGTTATTTGTACAAACTTTACGTCACTTAGGTTTTGGAGCTCGTTTTGTTTCTGGGTATTTAGTGCAATTAAAATCAGATGAAAAATCTTTAGACGGTCCTTCTGGTCCAGAAGAAGATTTTACAGACTTACACGCTTGGGCAGAAGTATATTTACCAGGTGCTGGTTGGATTGGTTTTGATGCCACTTCTGGTCTTTTAGCAAGTGAAGGTCATATTCCTTTAGCATGTACACCTTCTTTTGAAAGTGCTGCACCAGTTTCTGGAATGTCTGATAAATGTGAAACAGAATTCTTTTTTGAAAATAAAGTAACAAGAATTTTAGAATCTCCAAGAGTTACAAAACCGTATACAGACGAACAATGGAAAGAAGTATACAAACTTGGAAATAAAGTAGAAAAACAACTAGAAAAAGGAGATGTTCGTTTAACAATGGGAGGCGAACCTACTTTTATATCTATAGATGATTTAGAATCTCCAGAATGGAACACAACTGCAGATGGACCTAATAAAAGAAAATTAGCAGGCGACTTAACCAAAGGTTTGTATGACAAATTTGGTAATGGAGCTGTTTTGCATCATGCCCAAGGTAAATGGTATCCTGGAGAACCTTTACCAAGATGGCAAATAGAAATTTGTTGGCGTAAAGATGGTAGACCAATTTGGTTCAACAAAAAGTATTTATCCAGCTATGCTGATAATCCTATTGTTCCAGAAAATTCTGATAAATTATTTTTAGAAACGCTTACTAAATACTTGCGCGTTTCTGGAGAACATATTTTACCAAGTTTCGAAGATCCTTTTTATCATTTATGGGAGCAAGGTAATTTACCGATAGATATAGATCCTGCAAAAGATAAAGACGGCTCTTTAGCACGCAAAAAATTACATGAAATTTATGAAAAAGGCGCATCTACACCTGTTGGTTATTTACTTCCTTTAAATAAAACAGAAGACAAATGGTTTAGTAGTGCTTGGACTTTTAGAAGACAACACATCTTTTTAACTCCAGGGAATTCTCCTATGGGATTAAGATTACCATTAGATTCTTTAATGGAAAAACCAGAACACGAGATTTTCCCAATTCATGAACCAGACTTATTTTCTAAAAAGAAGCGTTTACCGAGTTTTAAAAATATTGTTAAGAAAAGACATCAAGAATTTTTAGATTATGGTTTAGAGCCAAACCAACCAGACTATTTTGTACGTACCGCACTTTGTGCAGAAATAAGAGATCAAAAATTATATTTATTTCTACCGCCTTTAGAAACGGCAGAAATGTTTTTAGATTTAATAGCCTCTATAGAGCTTACGGCAAGAGAATTAAATGTACCTGTTATTATGGAGGGGTATGAACCACCACATGATAACAGATTAGAGTCTCTAAAAATAACACCAGATCCTGCGGTTATTGAAGTAAACGTTCACCCAGTTACCAATTGGGAGGACTTGTGTAAAAACACATTTACTTTCTATGATGAAGCTAAAAAAGCAAGATTAGGTACAGAAAAGTTTATGTTAGATGGTAAACACACCGGAACTGGTGGAGGAAACCATGTTACTTTAGGAGGTACCACTCCAGCAGATAGTCCTTTATTACGTAAACCAAGTTTATTGCGTAGTTTATTAACTTTTTGGCAACATCACCCAGGATTAACTTATTTATTTTCGGGCTCATTTGTTGGTCCAACGAGTCAGGCACCAAGAGTTGATGAAGCTCGTTTAGACAATTTATACGAGTTAGAAATTGCGTTTAATCAAATTCCGAAAGATGGCGAAGTTCCTTTTTGGTTAACAGATAGATTGTTTAGACATTTATTAACTGATTTAACAGGAAACACGCACAGAGCAGAATTTTGTATTGATAAATTATACTCTCCTGATTCTTCTACAGGAAGATTAGGGATTTTAGAATTACGTGGATTTGATATGCCTCCACATCCTAAAATGAGTTTGGTACAAATGTTATTGGTTAGAACTTTGGTTGCATGGTTCTGGAAAAAACCTTACGAACATAATTTAGTTCGTTGGGGAACAGAATTACACGATAAATTCTTAATAGAACATTACGTAAGAGAAGACATTAAAGATATTGTAGACCAATTAAATAAAGCAGGATACGAATTTAAAGAAGATTGGTTCGATCCATTTTTCGAATTTAGATTCCCATTACATGGGATGGTAGACATTAATAATATTCATTTAGAATTAAGAGCTGGTATAGAACCTTGGAATGTTTTGGGTGAAGAAATCACTGGCGGTGGAACTGCTAGATATGTAGATTCTTCATTAGAAAGATTACAAGTAAAAGTTTCTAATTTTAACGAAGACCGTTTTGTGTTAAGTTGTAACGGCGTTAAAGTACAATTAAACAAAACAGGCGTTCATGGAGAGTATGTAGCAGGTGTTCGTTATAAAGCTTGGGATCCGTTTTCTGCTTTACACCCAACAATCCCTGTAGATACTCCACTTGTTTTTGATATTGTAGATACTTGGAATAAACGCTCTATTGGAGGTTGTACTTATTTTGTAGCGCATCCAGGAGGAAGATCTTATGATGAATATCCAGTAAATAGTTATGAAGCAGAATCGAGACGAATTAATCGTTTCTGGGAATTTGGACATACACAAGGTGAAATTGATCCTGTGGAAAGTATCAACCCAAATACAGAAAGCACTAGTAGAAGTGTAGAAACCAACAGTAGTTCTAAGCGATTTAAGTTTAAAGAATTACCTGTTAATTTTGAATTTCCTTATACCCTAGATTTAAGAAAAAAGTAG
- the mce gene encoding methylmalonyl-CoA epimerase codes for MNISHIEHLGIAVENLEVSIKYYEEVLGLKCYSIEEVVDQKVKTAFFLVGNTKIELLESTSPDGPIGKFIEKKGQGIHHIAFAVPNATEALKTAEERGVRLVDKVSRKGAEGLNIGFLHPKSTLGVLTELCSKE; via the coding sequence ATGAATATTTCACATATAGAGCATTTAGGTATTGCTGTTGAAAATTTAGAAGTTTCAATAAAATATTACGAAGAAGTTTTAGGTTTAAAATGTTATTCTATAGAAGAGGTTGTCGATCAGAAAGTGAAGACAGCCTTTTTTTTGGTAGGTAATACAAAAATAGAATTATTAGAGAGTACTTCTCCGGATGGTCCAATAGGTAAATTTATAGAGAAAAAGGGACAAGGTATTCATCATATAGCCTTTGCAGTACCAAATGCAACAGAAGCTTTAAAAACTGCAGAAGAACGCGGAGTGAGACTTGTAGATAAGGTTTCTAGAAAAGGTGCAGAAGGGTTAAATATTGGCTTTCTCCATCCTAAATCTACCTTAGGAGTGCTTACAGAACTTTGTTCTAAAGAATAA
- a CDS encoding acyl-CoA carboxylase subunit beta encodes MANQDKINELIEKRAEAKMGGGEKRIDSQHAKGKLTARERIDILLDDDSFEEFDMFVTHRTKSFGLDKQIYLSDGVVTGHGTIDGRIVYVFAQDFTVFGGSLSETYALKICKVMDMAMKIGVPVIGLNDSGGARIQEGVRSLAGYAEIFQRNIMASGVIPQISSILGPCAGGAVYSPALTDFTIMTENTSYMFVTGPKVVKTVTGEVVTAEELGGAKIHSTRSGVSHFLAANDEENLLLVRKLLSYLPSNNLEEAPILACNDPVDRLEDALNEIIPENPNQPYDIVDVISILADNGEFTEVHRNYARNICVGFARFNGRPVGIVANQPKYYAGVLDIDASRKAARFVRFCDAFNIAIVTLVDVPGFLPGTGQEYGGIILHGAKLLFAYGEATVPKVTITLRKSYGGAHDVMSCKQLRGDVNYAWPTAEIAVMGAKGAVEVLEGSNIRKIEDADEKQEYIQKKEDEYTARFANPYMAAKYGFIDDVIEPRNTRFRIIRALELLQNKKDVNPPKKHSNIPL; translated from the coding sequence ATGGCAAATCAAGATAAAATTAACGAACTCATAGAAAAAAGAGCGGAAGCTAAAATGGGTGGTGGAGAAAAACGTATCGATTCTCAGCATGCTAAAGGTAAATTAACTGCACGCGAGCGTATAGATATTCTTTTAGACGATGATAGTTTTGAAGAGTTTGATATGTTTGTAACACACAGAACAAAGTCTTTTGGATTGGATAAACAAATTTACCTTTCGGATGGTGTTGTTACAGGTCATGGTACTATAGACGGCAGAATTGTCTATGTATTTGCACAAGATTTTACCGTATTCGGAGGTTCTTTATCAGAAACATATGCATTAAAGATATGTAAGGTGATGGATATGGCAATGAAAATTGGTGTTCCAGTAATTGGTTTAAATGATTCTGGTGGAGCACGTATTCAAGAAGGGGTAAGGTCTTTAGCTGGTTATGCAGAGATTTTTCAAAGAAATATTATGGCTTCTGGGGTAATTCCTCAAATTTCTTCAATTTTAGGTCCTTGTGCTGGTGGCGCGGTGTATTCTCCGGCTTTAACAGATTTCACTATTATGACAGAAAACACAAGTTATATGTTTGTTACAGGTCCTAAAGTGGTAAAAACCGTTACTGGTGAAGTTGTTACTGCAGAAGAATTAGGTGGCGCTAAAATTCACTCTACTAGATCTGGAGTTTCTCACTTCTTAGCAGCAAATGATGAGGAAAACTTATTATTAGTTCGTAAGTTACTAAGTTACTTGCCTTCAAACAATTTAGAAGAAGCGCCAATACTTGCATGTAACGACCCAGTTGACAGGTTAGAAGATGCTTTAAATGAAATTATCCCAGAAAATCCTAATCAACCTTATGATATTGTTGATGTAATTTCAATACTTGCCGATAATGGCGAGTTTACAGAAGTTCATAGAAATTATGCTAGAAATATTTGTGTAGGTTTTGCAAGGTTTAATGGTCGTCCGGTTGGTATTGTTGCCAATCAACCAAAATATTATGCAGGTGTTTTAGATATTGATGCTTCTAGAAAAGCTGCACGATTTGTTCGTTTTTGTGATGCCTTTAATATAGCCATTGTGACACTTGTTGATGTACCAGGGTTCTTACCGGGAACAGGGCAAGAATATGGCGGAATTATTTTACACGGAGCAAAATTATTATTTGCTTATGGAGAAGCTACTGTACCTAAAGTTACAATTACACTTCGTAAATCTTATGGAGGAGCGCATGATGTTATGAGTTGTAAGCAACTACGCGGAGATGTAAATTATGCATGGCCAACCGCAGAAATTGCTGTAATGGGAGCAAAAGGTGCTGTAGAGGTTTTAGAAGGATCTAATATTAGAAAAATAGAAGATGCGGATGAAAAGCAAGAGTACATTCAGAAAAAAGAGGATGAGTACACTGCAAGGTTTGCAAATCCTTACATGGCAGCAAAATACGGATTTATAGATGATGTAATCGAGCCAAGAAACACTCGTTTCAGAATTATTAGAGCTTTAGAATTACTTCAGAATAAAAAAGATGTAAATCCACCAAAGAAACACTCAAACATTCCATTATAA
- a CDS encoding OadG family protein has protein sequence MTYLVLNTEIISEGYVILFTGLFIVFSALVLLALVFNYGLPVMLYVYKIITKGKDKKVSEIKVKGDKDFTGEISAVIGAAVHMYTSEQHDHESAILTIKQVKKSYSPWSSKIYGIQNRL, from the coding sequence ATGACATACTTAGTTTTAAATACAGAGATTATAAGTGAAGGATACGTTATTTTATTTACAGGATTGTTCATCGTTTTTAGTGCATTGGTATTACTAGCGTTGGTTTTTAATTATGGGTTACCCGTAATGCTTTATGTATATAAAATAATTACAAAAGGAAAGGACAAAAAAGTTAGTGAAATTAAGGTAAAAGGGGATAAAGACTTTACTGGAGAAATATCTGCGGTTATAGGAGCGGCGGTGCACATGTATACAAGTGAACAGCATGATCATGAAAGTGCAATTTTAACAATTAAACAAGTTAAAAAATCATACTCACCTTGGAGTTCTAAAATTTACGGAATTCAAAATAGATTATAA
- a CDS encoding biotin/lipoyl-containing protein, translated as MKSYKFKVNENGYTVNIKSHEDNIIHLEVNGTSYEVKMKEEVKKTKTPTLVRAASKQPAAPLQVNPKSAKTKIVAPIPGVVLSIDVKVGDTLKVGDRMLVLEAMKMENSIVCEKAGTITAIKISVGQQVLHDELMIELE; from the coding sequence ATGAAAAGCTATAAATTTAAAGTAAACGAAAACGGCTATACCGTTAATATAAAATCTCATGAAGATAATATTATTCACCTAGAGGTTAATGGCACTTCTTATGAGGTAAAAATGAAGGAAGAGGTTAAAAAAACGAAGACACCTACATTAGTTCGTGCAGCTTCAAAGCAACCAGCAGCACCTTTACAAGTAAATCCAAAATCTGCAAAAACAAAAATTGTAGCCCCAATTCCTGGAGTTGTTTTATCTATTGATGTAAAAGTAGGGGATACACTTAAAGTGGGAGATAGAATGCTTGTTTTAGAAGCAATGAAAATGGAAAATAGCATTGTCTGTGAAAAAGCAGGTACTATTACAGCTATTAAAATTAGTGTTGGCCAACAGGTGTTGCATGATGAATTAATGATAGAACTAGAATAA
- a CDS encoding sodium ion-translocating decarboxylase subunit beta: MKKVILIFCVLSLLIFIRPVLGFSTNSNQDAVNSTTVTTTQVDIAPQHEGVFEGAFRGIKKFYGYTGFANATSGNLIMIIIGIIFIYLGIKFDYEPLLLIPIGAGVIIGNIPFVAGNQTGIYETGSVLNYLYFGVVKGIYPPLIFLGIGAMTDFSSLIANPKLMLLGAAAQIGVFATFMGALYLGFNLPEAGAIGIIGGADGPTAIFLSSKLANGVNVLADGTTVKNLIGPIAIAAYSYMALVPVIQPPLMRMLISKEDRKIKMKPPRAVTQKEKMIFPVVALILTTFISPSALPLLGMLFFGNLLKESGRTERLADTARTKLIDIVTILLGVTVGASTQADIFITKDSLLIFGLGAISFVIATCGGLLFAKFMNRFLKEGHKINPLIGAAGVSAVPDSARVVHTEGLKSDPSNYLLMHAMAPNVAGVIGSAIAAGIILSFLG; this comes from the coding sequence ATGAAAAAAGTAATTTTAATATTTTGTGTTTTGTCATTATTGATCTTTATAAGACCAGTATTAGGATTTAGCACAAATTCAAACCAAGACGCCGTAAATAGCACCACAGTCACTACCACGCAAGTGGATATAGCACCGCAACATGAGGGTGTTTTTGAAGGAGCATTTAGAGGAATAAAAAAGTTTTATGGTTATACAGGTTTTGCAAATGCAACGTCTGGAAACTTAATAATGATAATTATTGGAATTATATTTATCTACTTAGGTATTAAGTTTGATTATGAGCCCTTACTACTGATACCCATAGGTGCAGGAGTCATTATAGGAAATATTCCTTTTGTAGCCGGAAATCAAACAGGTATTTACGAAACAGGATCTGTATTAAACTATCTATATTTTGGGGTGGTAAAAGGGATTTACCCACCATTAATATTCTTAGGAATTGGAGCAATGACAGATTTCTCTTCTTTAATTGCAAATCCAAAACTAATGTTATTAGGAGCAGCTGCACAAATTGGTGTTTTTGCGACCTTTATGGGGGCATTATATTTAGGTTTTAACCTTCCAGAAGCAGGTGCAATTGGTATTATTGGTGGAGCCGATGGCCCAACAGCTATTTTCCTTTCATCAAAATTAGCTAATGGAGTTAATGTATTAGCGGATGGTACCACGGTTAAAAATCTAATTGGCCCAATTGCTATTGCTGCTTATTCTTATATGGCGTTGGTTCCTGTAATTCAACCTCCTTTAATGAGAATGTTAATCTCTAAAGAGGATAGAAAAATTAAAATGAAACCACCAAGAGCTGTTACTCAAAAAGAAAAAATGATTTTTCCTGTCGTAGCTTTAATTTTAACAACGTTTATTTCTCCAAGTGCTTTACCATTATTAGGTATGTTATTCTTTGGGAATTTATTAAAAGAATCTGGAAGAACTGAAAGATTAGCAGATACTGCAAGAACTAAATTAATTGATATTGTAACTATTTTATTAGGTGTTACTGTAGGGGCTTCCACCCAGGCAGATATTTTTATCACAAAAGATTCATTATTAATATTTGGTTTAGGAGCTATATCATTTGTAATAGCAACTTGTGGAGGATTATTATTTGCGAAGTTTATGAATAGATTCTTAAAAGAAGGGCATAAAATAAACCCTTTAATTGGTGCAGCAGGAGTTTCAGCTGTTCCAGATAGTGCACGAGTTGTACATACCGAAGGTTTAAAATCAGATCCAAGTAACTATTTATTAATGCACGCCATGGCGCCAAATGTTGCAGGTGTAATAGGCTCTGCAATTGCCGCAGGTATTATTTTAAGTTTCTTAGGATAA